The Litchfieldia alkalitelluris genome has a window encoding:
- a CDS encoding DUF2905 domain-containing protein has translation MGKMFIIIGIVFVIIGMIWQFIGKLPGDIVFKKGNTTFYFPIVTSIVVSVILSLIFYVIGRFR, from the coding sequence ATGGGGAAAATGTTCATCATAATTGGTATTGTTTTTGTAATTATCGGTATGATTTGGCAGTTCATTGGAAAACTACCTGGTGATATCGTTTTTAAAAAGGGAAATACAACATTTTATTTTCCAATTGTTACTTCCATTGTCGTCAGCGTTATTTTATCATTAATTTTTTATGTGATTGGACGTTTTCGATAA
- a CDS encoding intercompartmental signaling factor BofC, which produces MKRILYILGVIATFLCMTGFQTASTEGNATTNQNPVDDSDFEVTGPLTMTVILERVYLDGEVSEEIVEETIWAMEDFWAEYADWQMIHSDEEQVVFQQHVDDISPLLKSNGYFGISEDGVLTIFDGRPSKSNKVIQSFFQIDIEKLESRQHNMLKKGIKVGSKSEYINVIEIFKTFTASP; this is translated from the coding sequence ATGAAACGTATTCTTTACATATTAGGAGTTATCGCTACATTTCTTTGTATGACAGGCTTTCAAACGGCTTCAACTGAAGGGAATGCTACGACAAATCAAAATCCTGTGGATGATAGTGATTTTGAGGTGACTGGGCCTTTAACAATGACAGTGATATTAGAGCGTGTTTATTTAGATGGAGAAGTTAGTGAAGAGATTGTTGAAGAAACGATTTGGGCTATGGAAGACTTTTGGGCGGAATATGCTGATTGGCAAATGATACACTCAGACGAAGAACAAGTGGTATTCCAGCAACATGTTGATGATATCTCGCCATTATTAAAATCAAATGGCTACTTTGGAATAAGTGAAGATGGAGTCTTAACCATTTTTGATGGCCGACCTTCAAAGTCCAATAAGGTGATACAATCATTTTTCCAAATAGACATTGAAAAGCTTGAAAGTAGACAACATAATATGTTGAAAAAAGGGATAAAGGTTGGATCGAAATCTGAATATATCAATGTGATTGAAATATTCAAAACCTTTACAGCTTCCCCATGA
- a CDS encoding TIGR04086 family membrane protein gives MKKIGLATAYGITAIFAVIVLTSLLFSLILRFSSVQEASLQWIIVGVSFLALFIGGFISGGKGKEKGWLMGGTTGLLYSLVVFIFQYLGHDATFTTEQSVYHAGFLATAMIGGIFGVNMTTPSRTAD, from the coding sequence ATGAAGAAAATTGGATTGGCAACAGCTTATGGAATCACAGCCATTTTTGCAGTGATTGTACTCACTAGCTTACTTTTCTCACTAATATTAAGGTTCTCATCTGTGCAAGAAGCATCTCTACAGTGGATTATTGTAGGTGTTTCATTCTTAGCATTGTTTATCGGGGGCTTTATTTCAGGTGGAAAAGGAAAAGAAAAAGGCTGGTTAATGGGTGGGACAACAGGACTTCTTTACAGCTTAGTTGTGTTCATATTCCAGTACTTAGGACATGATGCAACGTTTACAACAGAGCAAAGTGTTTATCATGCAGGATTTTTAGCGACAGCTATGATTGGTGGAATTTTTGGAGTAAATATGACGACGCCTTCTAGAACTGCTGATTGA
- a CDS encoding YhcN/YlaJ family sporulation lipoprotein, producing the protein MKKTLFTLSATAIMMGGLVGCAGNNDAMDTNYNTNATRPIGYYSNENTERNGNARTLTDNDGPITEMLDRAGDRDNNRGARTNRTLNERNWGTNNTGDVNHRRNNTGIFSNRNENNNGLLGRNNHNYRNGNGVLDNDNNTGIFGTNNNRTNNFGTLGNNRDQHAGVNRANDNRFFNFGAVRDNNHYGTNNTTHRSNNFFSGLRDNGNFGTLGTDRDNLDGNYATSPYAVPGNPYAARGNKTMEHNKHDRADLNYHGHVDDNTDQARNSAYYTNYNGDLADRIVERAERVKNVDDAHAVVMGDDVVVAIDTNDNNDKNVTNEVEDSIKSLTKNKDVRVITDEATFTRVRDINNDMRTGHTTPDTINEDLGDLFENIGQTIRRPFSNNK; encoded by the coding sequence TTGAAGAAAACACTATTTACATTATCTGCAACTGCAATAATGATGGGTGGTCTTGTTGGGTGTGCTGGCAATAATGATGCAATGGACACTAACTACAATACCAATGCAACTCGACCGATTGGTTATTACTCCAATGAAAATACAGAACGAAATGGTAACGCTCGTACACTTACAGATAACGACGGTCCTATAACAGAAATGTTAGACCGTGCAGGAGATCGTGATAATAATCGTGGTGCTAGAACAAACCGTACTCTTAATGAACGTAATTGGGGTACAAATAACACTGGGGATGTAAATCATAGACGAAATAACACTGGGATCTTCAGTAACCGTAATGAGAATAACAATGGTTTATTAGGTCGTAACAACCATAATTACCGCAATGGGAACGGAGTACTTGATAATGATAATAACACAGGTATCTTCGGAACAAATAATAACCGAACAAACAATTTTGGTACATTAGGTAACAACCGTGACCAACATGCAGGTGTTAATAGAGCAAACGATAATCGTTTCTTTAATTTTGGTGCGGTAAGAGATAACAATCATTACGGTACCAACAATACGACTCATAGAAGTAATAACTTCTTTAGTGGTCTTCGTGATAATGGTAACTTTGGTACATTAGGAACAGACCGTGATAATCTTGATGGAAACTATGCAACTTCACCATATGCAGTACCTGGTAATCCCTATGCTGCTCGTGGAAACAAAACAATGGAACATAACAAACATGATCGTGCGGATTTAAATTATCATGGACATGTTGATGACAATACAGACCAAGCAAGAAACTCTGCCTATTACACAAATTACAATGGTGATTTAGCAGACCGTATTGTTGAGCGTGCTGAGCGTGTCAAAAACGTTGATGATGCTCATGCTGTTGTTATGGGTGATGATGTTGTCGTAGCTATTGATACAAATGATAACAATGACAAAAATGTCACAAATGAAGTTGAAGATTCAATTAAATCTTTGACAAAAAACAAAGATGTTCGTGTGATCACTGATGAAGCTACATTTACTCGTGTACGTGACATTAATAATGATATGCGTACAGGACACACAACTCCAGATACGATTAATGAAGATTTAGGCGATTTATTTGAAAACATTGGACAAACCATTCGTCGTCCTTTTTCAAACAACAAATAA
- the ruvB gene encoding Holliday junction branch migration DNA helicase RuvB translates to MEERLVSGEPDFEDSSLEQSLRPQTLNQYIGQTKVKENLAIFIKAARMREETLDHVLLYGPPGLGKTTLATIIANEMGVNIRTTSGPAIERPGDLAAILTALEPGDVLFIDEIHRLQRSVEEVLYPAMEDFCLDIVIGKGAGARSVRIDLPPFTLVGATTRVGSLSAPLRDRFGVHSRLEYYDEKQLADIVERTAEILQVEIHPHAAEEVARRSRGTPRIANRLLRRVRDFAQVSGEGIITTEIADSSLELLQVDRLGLDHIDHKLLKGIIEKFRGGPVGLDTIAATIGEESHTIEDVYEPYLLQIGFLQRTPRGRIVTEIVYRHFQMAVPEE, encoded by the coding sequence ATGGAGGAACGTCTTGTTTCAGGTGAACCAGATTTTGAGGATTCATCCCTTGAACAAAGTTTAAGGCCCCAGACACTTAATCAATATATTGGCCAAACCAAGGTGAAAGAAAATTTAGCGATCTTCATTAAAGCGGCCAGAATGAGGGAAGAAACGCTTGATCATGTGTTATTATACGGCCCGCCAGGTCTCGGTAAAACGACGCTTGCAACCATTATTGCAAATGAAATGGGTGTAAATATCCGTACAACCTCCGGGCCAGCAATTGAAAGACCAGGAGATCTTGCAGCGATATTGACAGCTCTTGAACCAGGGGATGTATTGTTTATAGATGAAATCCATCGTCTTCAACGATCTGTTGAAGAGGTTCTTTATCCTGCTATGGAGGATTTTTGCTTAGATATTGTGATTGGAAAAGGTGCAGGTGCACGCTCAGTCCGTATTGATTTACCGCCTTTTACTCTTGTAGGCGCAACCACACGTGTAGGATCTTTATCAGCGCCCTTACGTGACCGCTTTGGTGTTCATAGTCGCCTTGAATATTATGATGAAAAGCAATTAGCTGATATTGTAGAAAGAACTGCTGAAATTCTTCAGGTTGAGATTCATCCACATGCAGCAGAAGAGGTTGCACGGCGTTCTCGGGGAACACCAAGGATTGCTAATCGATTACTAAGACGTGTCCGTGATTTTGCTCAGGTTAGTGGTGAAGGGATTATTACCACGGAGATTGCCGATTCTTCATTAGAATTACTACAGGTAGACCGTTTAGGTTTAGACCATATTGACCATAAATTACTTAAAGGGATTATTGAGAAATTCCGAGGTGGACCAGTGGGACTTGATACTATTGCAGCTACGATTGGTGAAGAGTCACATACCATTGAAGATGTGTACGAACCATATTTGCTTCAAATTGGTTTCTTGCAAAGGACGCCTCGTGGGAGAATTGTCACAGAGATTGTTTACAGGCATTTTCAGATGGCTGTTCCAGAGGAGTGA
- the tgt gene encoding tRNA guanosine(34) transglycosylase Tgt produces MTAAVTYELIKTCKQTGARLGKVHTPHGSFDTPAFMPVGTLATVKTMSPEDLKELGAGIILSNTYHLWLRPGHEIIKGAGGLHKFMNWDRAILTDSGGFQVFSLSEFRKIEEEGVHFRNHLNGDKLFLSPEKAMEIQNALGSDIMMAFDECPPYPAEYDYMKASVERTSRWAERCLKAHARPQDQGLFGIVQGGEYEELRKQSARDLISMDFPGYAVGGLSVGEPKDVMNRVLEFTTPLLPSNKPRYLMGVGSPDSLIDGAIRGIDMFDCVLPTRIARNGTLMTSEGRLVVKNAKYAEDYGPIDPNCSCHVCQNYSRAYIRHLIKCEETFGIRLTTYHNLHFLLKLMEQVRQAIMEDRLGDFRDEFFEQYGFNKPNAKNF; encoded by the coding sequence TTGACAGCAGCAGTTACATACGAGCTTATAAAAACATGTAAGCAAACCGGAGCAAGATTAGGAAAGGTCCACACACCACATGGTTCATTTGATACACCTGCATTTATGCCAGTAGGCACACTTGCAACCGTAAAAACCATGTCACCAGAAGACTTAAAAGAACTTGGTGCAGGAATTATTTTAAGCAATACATATCACCTATGGCTAAGACCAGGTCATGAAATTATCAAAGGCGCAGGCGGATTACATAAATTTATGAACTGGGACCGCGCGATTTTAACAGATTCAGGCGGTTTCCAAGTATTCTCTTTAAGTGAGTTTCGTAAAATTGAAGAAGAAGGTGTTCATTTCCGTAATCACTTAAATGGAGACAAGCTGTTCTTATCACCTGAGAAGGCGATGGAAATACAAAATGCACTAGGCTCAGATATTATGATGGCCTTTGATGAGTGCCCACCATACCCAGCAGAATATGATTATATGAAGGCGTCTGTTGAGCGTACAAGCCGTTGGGCTGAACGATGCTTAAAAGCCCATGCAAGACCACAGGATCAAGGTTTATTTGGGATTGTCCAAGGTGGAGAATATGAAGAACTTCGTAAACAAAGTGCTCGTGATCTTATTTCTATGGACTTCCCAGGCTATGCTGTAGGCGGATTATCGGTCGGTGAGCCAAAGGATGTTATGAACCGCGTCTTAGAGTTCACAACACCACTTTTACCTTCAAACAAACCAAGATATTTAATGGGAGTCGGTTCTCCGGATTCATTAATTGATGGAGCTATTCGCGGAATTGATATGTTTGATTGTGTATTACCAACACGAATTGCAAGAAACGGAACATTAATGACAAGCGAAGGAAGACTTGTTGTTAAAAATGCAAAATACGCTGAAGACTACGGACCGATTGATCCAAATTGTAGCTGTCATGTGTGTCAAAATTATAGCAGAGCATATATTAGACATTTAATTAAATGTGAAGAAACATTCGGAATTAGACTTACTACTTATCATAATCTTCATTTTCTGTTAAAATTAATGGAGCAAGTTAGACAAGCTATTATGGAGGACCGTCTTGGTGACTTCCGTGATGAGTTTTTTGAGCAATATGGTTTTAATAAACCTAATGCTAAAAACTTCTAA
- a CDS encoding COG2426 family protein → MKEAIRDYLVRNLDFLPPELVTIVVSAIPILELRGGLPLAYIYYDLSLLTSALLSIVGNILPIVPLLLLFKPISSILMRFSWYKKMYDWLYHRTMSKSGKVEKYGAIGLILFTALPLPTTGAWSACVAASIFAIPFRYAFIAISTGVVIAAVIVSLGILSISIF, encoded by the coding sequence ATGAAAGAAGCAATTCGAGACTATTTAGTAAGAAATTTGGACTTTTTACCACCTGAGCTTGTGACCATTGTAGTATCAGCCATACCGATTTTAGAGCTTAGAGGGGGACTACCATTAGCGTACATATACTATGATTTAAGCTTATTAACCTCCGCTTTGCTAAGTATTGTAGGGAATATCCTTCCCATTGTTCCGTTGTTGTTGTTATTTAAGCCTATTAGCTCAATACTAATGAGATTTAGCTGGTATAAAAAGATGTATGACTGGCTCTATCATCGAACAATGAGTAAGAGTGGAAAGGTCGAAAAATACGGGGCAATAGGGCTCATTCTATTTACAGCTTTACCATTACCCACAACAGGTGCCTGGTCTGCATGTGTAGCTGCCTCAATTTTTGCGATTCCCTTTAGATATGCTTTCATAGCTATATCAACAGGAGTAGTCATTGCAGCTGTTATTGTTAGCTTAGGGATATTATCGATTTCAATTTTTTAA
- a CDS encoding ArsB/NhaD family transporter, which yields MVTTLALVIFVLSYIIIMSEKLDRALIACTGGVLMLIVGIFTVETAFLKYIDWSTIALLLSMMIIVTITSKTGVFEFVAIMLAKLVNGRGVPLLFAIALVTAIGSAFLANVTTVLLLVPIVLTLVKILQVPAVPYLVVIIISSNIGGAATLIGDPPNIMIGQAVEHLTFNAFLIHLSPVVTLIFFITFIGLALLYGKRLKVSKHNQLKLKQIDALEYVTFDSVLFKSVGVLILTIFGFIFHPFIHVELTSVAMAGALLLLLLTHQEHRTDDVFKQVDWGTLFFFIGLFLLVGGLEEVGVIDELSRGMIYYTEGDLPKTAMLILWMTGILSGFVDNIPFVAAMIPVINEFKEYGMTNLDPLWWSLALGACLGGNGTLLGSSSNLVVAGLAAKEKEHVNFIEFLKVGLPVVLVSLIVCTVYVYFRYLLPFM from the coding sequence ATGGTTACAACGTTAGCACTAGTGATATTTGTCCTAAGTTATATAATCATTATGTCTGAAAAATTAGATCGGGCCCTGATTGCTTGTACAGGTGGCGTATTAATGCTGATTGTCGGTATTTTTACAGTTGAGACTGCCTTTTTAAAATACATAGATTGGAGTACAATTGCGTTATTATTATCAATGATGATTATTGTAACCATCACTAGTAAAACAGGGGTATTTGAATTTGTTGCTATCATGTTAGCAAAGCTGGTTAATGGAAGAGGGGTTCCATTATTATTTGCGATTGCTCTTGTGACGGCAATAGGTTCTGCATTTTTAGCAAATGTGACAACCGTTTTATTATTAGTACCAATTGTTTTAACGTTGGTAAAGATATTACAGGTTCCTGCGGTACCATATCTTGTTGTCATTATTATTTCTTCGAATATTGGAGGAGCTGCAACATTAATTGGTGACCCACCCAATATAATGATTGGTCAAGCTGTGGAGCATTTAACCTTTAATGCATTTTTAATACACCTTTCACCAGTGGTAACACTTATTTTTTTCATTACTTTCATTGGACTTGCGTTATTGTATGGCAAGAGGCTAAAAGTATCAAAACACAATCAATTAAAGCTCAAACAAATTGATGCACTAGAATATGTTACCTTTGATTCTGTGTTGTTTAAGTCTGTTGGGGTTTTAATTCTTACAATTTTCGGATTTATTTTTCATCCATTTATTCATGTAGAGTTAACAAGTGTAGCTATGGCGGGTGCGTTGCTACTTCTTCTATTAACTCATCAAGAACACAGAACTGATGATGTGTTTAAACAAGTAGATTGGGGCACTTTATTCTTTTTTATCGGACTCTTTTTACTCGTGGGTGGGTTAGAAGAAGTGGGGGTAATTGACGAGCTATCAAGAGGAATGATTTATTATACAGAAGGGGATTTACCAAAAACAGCGATGCTTATTTTATGGATGACTGGCATTTTATCTGGATTTGTTGATAATATTCCATTTGTTGCTGCAATGATACCAGTTATAAATGAATTCAAGGAATATGGAATGACTAATCTAGATCCTTTATGGTGGTCATTGGCCTTAGGAGCGTGTCTTGGTGGAAATGGTACCCTACTTGGATCCTCGTCGAACCTTGTTGTAGCAGGATTAGCTGCTAAGGAAAAGGAACATGTAAACTTTATTGAATTTCTAAAAGTTGGTTTACCTGTCGTCCTTGTATCACTTATCGTGTGTACGGTTTATGTTTATTTTCGATATTTGCTACCATTTATGTAG
- the yajC gene encoding preprotein translocase subunit YajC, whose product MEILGTVGPLILMFAIFYFLLIRPQQKKQKAVAQMQSDLKKGDKIVTIGGLHAIVDGIDEDKVILKAGDGSRLTYDRQAIRDVRND is encoded by the coding sequence ATGGAAATTTTAGGTACAGTTGGACCATTAATCTTAATGTTTGCGATTTTCTACTTCTTATTAATTCGTCCACAGCAAAAGAAACAAAAAGCTGTAGCACAAATGCAATCAGACCTTAAAAAGGGTGACAAGATTGTAACAATCGGCGGCTTACATGCAATCGTTGATGGAATTGACGAAGATAAGGTTATCCTTAAAGCTGGAGATGGATCACGTCTTACATACGACCGTCAAGCTATTCGTGACGTAAGAAATGACTAA
- a CDS encoding DUF421 domain-containing protein, producing the protein MEEYIVIALRTLILYIAIVIIFRLMGKREIGELSILDLVVFIMIAEMAVKSIENPNESMLNTLLPMAILMSIQITLAYLSLKSQKVRDFVDGKPTVIINQGKIDEEAMRKQRYNFEDLLIQLRDKNVKRVADVEFAILEPSGKLSVLEKNNKTTEFPLILDGVVQEEHVIALGKTNLWLRQQLRELGYKDLKKISYCSYGNGTFFIDLKDEK; encoded by the coding sequence ATGGAGGAATATATCGTTATTGCTCTGCGTACGTTGATTTTGTACATAGCCATTGTCATTATCTTTCGTCTAATGGGAAAACGCGAAATCGGGGAGCTAAGTATCCTAGATCTTGTCGTTTTTATTATGATTGCAGAAATGGCAGTGAAATCCATTGAAAATCCCAATGAATCGATGTTAAATACGTTGCTGCCGATGGCAATCTTGATGAGCATTCAAATTACACTCGCTTATCTTTCGTTAAAGAGCCAAAAGGTGAGAGATTTTGTTGATGGAAAGCCAACCGTCATTATCAATCAAGGGAAAATTGATGAGGAAGCAATGCGGAAGCAAAGATATAATTTTGAGGATTTACTGATTCAGCTGCGAGACAAAAATGTAAAAAGAGTGGCAGATGTCGAATTTGCCATATTAGAGCCATCTGGTAAGTTATCTGTCCTAGAGAAGAATAATAAAACCACTGAGTTTCCCTTAATACTTGATGGGGTTGTTCAAGAAGAGCATGTAATTGCTTTAGGAAAAACAAATCTGTGGCTTCGGCAGCAGCTTCGAGAGCTAGGGTATAAGGATTTAAAAAAGATATCTTATTGTAGTTATGGTAATGGGACTTTTTTTATAGATTTAAAAGACGAAAAATAA
- the ruvA gene encoding Holliday junction branch migration protein RuvA, whose translation MIEFIRGKIDYVSPEYIVVENNQIGYLMYTPNPFVFRKNEKEIVTIYTYQHVREDILALYGFKTREERALFVKLLNVSGIGPKGGLAILASGQPQQVVSAIENEDEKFLVKFPGVGKKTARQMILDLKGKLQDMISPTDIDLFSDDYEAEIKPSNTSSALEEAIEALKVLGFAEREINKVVPQLMSEVMTTDQYIKKALQKLLK comes from the coding sequence GTGATTGAATTTATTAGAGGAAAAATAGATTATGTAAGTCCAGAATACATTGTGGTTGAAAATAATCAAATTGGCTATTTAATGTATACACCAAACCCATTTGTATTTCGAAAAAATGAGAAAGAAATAGTCACCATTTATACATACCAACATGTGCGCGAAGATATTTTAGCGTTATATGGTTTTAAAACGAGGGAAGAAAGAGCTTTGTTTGTTAAACTCTTAAACGTATCAGGAATTGGTCCGAAGGGTGGCTTAGCTATTTTAGCATCAGGACAACCACAACAGGTTGTTTCAGCGATAGAAAATGAAGATGAAAAATTCCTTGTTAAGTTCCCAGGCGTCGGGAAAAAAACAGCTCGACAAATGATTTTAGATCTTAAAGGAAAACTACAGGATATGATTTCACCAACAGACATTGATTTATTTTCTGATGACTATGAAGCTGAAATCAAACCAAGCAATACATCATCAGCATTAGAAGAGGCGATCGAGGCCCTAAAAGTACTTGGCTTTGCGGAACGTGAAATAAATAAGGTTGTACCACAGTTAATGAGTGAAGTGATGACAACCGATCAATATATTAAAAAAGCTCTACAAAAGCTTCTTAAATAA
- the spoVB gene encoding stage V sporulation protein B codes for MSKQSFLKGTLILIIAGLITRVLGFINRIVVARLIGEEGVGLYMMAVPTFVLTITLTQMGLPVAISKLVAEAEIKGDRAKIKKILVVSLSITGTLSLIFTPGMIFLAPILSETVFTDERVYYPLIAISPIVPIIAISSVLRGYFQGRQNMRPAAISQVIEQVVRITLVAICTNALLPYGIEYAAAGAMISAVIGELVSLFYMVWMFKTKKRVKVRTDFFKAVKAGKDTFNDLLRIAIPTTGSRLVGSVAWFFEPIVVAQSLAIAGVVTHIATRQYGELTGFAMPLLFLPSFITAALSTSLVPAISEAAAQKKSLLIEHRLKQALRLSLVSGGIAVVVLYVFADPVMELMYGTNNAAIFVKVMAPFFIFHYFQGPLQATLQALDLARAAMINSIIGAAVKTALIFILASQPSLGIMGAALAIMIGMVLVTLLHFSTIVKVISYSFYVKDYIKSFLTMVCAGFAGHYSFEYMSEMSLAYKTILALIITSIVYGILLIVFNLIKKEEMERIPVIGKPLAIFLPQNKNK; via the coding sequence ATGTCGAAACAATCGTTTTTAAAAGGTACATTGATACTGATTATAGCCGGACTTATCACTCGGGTACTAGGCTTTATTAATCGTATCGTCGTTGCGAGGTTAATTGGTGAAGAAGGTGTTGGACTTTACATGATGGCAGTACCTACTTTTGTACTAACCATCACCTTAACCCAAATGGGATTACCTGTAGCCATTTCTAAGCTCGTGGCCGAGGCAGAAATTAAGGGTGACAGGGCAAAAATAAAGAAAATCCTAGTTGTTTCCTTATCTATCACTGGAACACTCAGTTTAATCTTCACTCCTGGGATGATCTTTTTAGCTCCAATTTTATCAGAAACGGTATTTACTGATGAAAGAGTATATTACCCACTAATTGCGATTTCACCGATTGTACCAATCATTGCAATATCCTCTGTTTTAAGGGGCTATTTTCAAGGACGTCAAAACATGCGGCCAGCTGCAATCTCTCAAGTGATTGAGCAGGTTGTGAGAATTACACTAGTAGCAATTTGTACGAATGCACTTCTTCCGTATGGAATTGAATATGCAGCAGCAGGTGCTATGATTTCAGCAGTTATCGGAGAACTAGTATCCTTGTTTTATATGGTTTGGATGTTTAAAACAAAGAAAAGAGTTAAAGTTAGAACAGACTTTTTCAAGGCGGTCAAAGCTGGAAAAGATACCTTTAATGATTTATTACGTATTGCCATCCCAACTACAGGCAGTCGCCTAGTAGGGTCAGTAGCATGGTTTTTCGAACCGATTGTCGTTGCTCAAAGTCTTGCGATTGCAGGAGTGGTTACACATATTGCAACAAGGCAATATGGAGAACTTACCGGGTTTGCGATGCCATTGCTGTTTTTACCATCTTTTATTACGGCTGCTTTATCAACCTCTCTTGTACCTGCTATTAGTGAAGCCGCCGCTCAAAAGAAATCTCTCTTAATTGAGCATCGATTAAAACAAGCTCTCAGGTTATCACTTGTATCTGGTGGAATAGCAGTTGTTGTTTTATATGTTTTTGCAGATCCAGTCATGGAATTAATGTACGGAACTAATAATGCAGCCATTTTCGTGAAAGTGATGGCACCATTTTTCATTTTTCACTATTTCCAAGGCCCACTTCAGGCGACATTGCAAGCACTTGACCTTGCCCGTGCTGCCATGATTAATAGCATTATCGGTGCCGCCGTTAAAACAGCATTGATATTCATTTTGGCTTCACAACCATCACTTGGCATTATGGGTGCCGCATTAGCTATCATGATAGGAATGGTCCTTGTCACCCTATTACATTTCTCTACCATTGTTAAAGTGATTTCATATAGCTTCTATGTAAAAGATTATATTAAAAGCTTTCTAACGATGGTATGTGCTGGTTTTGCAGGTCATTATTCATTTGAATATATGAGTGAAATGTCTCTCGCTTATAAAACCATTCTTGCTTTAATCATCACGTCTATTGTTTATGGTATTTTACTAATCGTCTTCAATTTAATTAAAAAGGAAGAGATGGAAAGAATTCCAGTCATCGGGAAACCTCTAGCAATCTTTCTTCCACAAAATAAAAACAAGTAG
- the queA gene encoding tRNA preQ1(34) S-adenosylmethionine ribosyltransferase-isomerase QueA: MKVDLFDFDLPEELIAQTPLEDREASRLMVLHKETGEIKHTHFRSVLDYLNEGDCLVLNDTRVLPARLYGTKDDTGAKIEVLLLKQIEGDHWETLIKPAKRVKPGTVINFGDGLLKAVCTGESDHGGRVLDFQYDGIFYEVLDQLGEMPLPPYIKEQLDDRDRYQTVFAKERGSAAAPTAGLHFTEQLLDDIRAKGVHVAFITLHVGLGTFRPMSVDNIDEHEMHAEFYQMTAGTARLLNDVKKNGGKIVSVGTTSTRTLETIATANHGEFVESSGWTDIFIFPGYEYKAIDGLITNFHLPKSTLIMLVSALAGRENVLHAYQTAVKERYRFFSFGDAMLII, from the coding sequence ATGAAGGTTGATTTATTTGATTTTGATTTACCAGAAGAATTAATTGCCCAAACTCCATTAGAGGATCGTGAAGCATCACGCTTAATGGTTCTTCATAAGGAAACAGGTGAAATTAAACATACACACTTTCGTTCAGTATTAGATTACTTGAATGAAGGTGATTGTTTGGTTTTAAATGATACAAGAGTGTTGCCTGCAAGATTATATGGAACCAAAGATGATACAGGTGCAAAAATAGAGGTTTTGTTACTTAAACAAATTGAGGGAGACCATTGGGAGACCCTTATTAAGCCTGCTAAACGTGTAAAACCAGGAACAGTCATTAACTTTGGTGATGGATTGCTTAAGGCTGTTTGTACAGGTGAAAGTGACCATGGCGGGAGAGTATTAGACTTTCAATATGATGGTATTTTTTATGAGGTGTTAGACCAACTAGGTGAAATGCCACTTCCACCTTATATAAAAGAACAGCTTGATGATCGTGATCGTTATCAAACTGTTTTTGCAAAAGAACGGGGTTCAGCCGCTGCACCAACAGCAGGTTTGCACTTTACCGAACAACTCTTAGATGATATTAGAGCTAAGGGAGTTCATGTTGCATTTATTACATTGCATGTGGGTCTTGGAACCTTCAGGCCAATGAGTGTAGATAATATCGACGAGCATGAAATGCATGCTGAATTTTACCAAATGACTGCTGGAACGGCACGACTGTTAAATGACGTAAAAAAGAATGGTGGTAAAATCGTCTCTGTCGGTACAACATCGACTAGAACACTTGAAACCATTGCAACAGCTAATCATGGGGAATTTGTAGAAAGTAGTGGGTGGACAGATATCTTTATTTTCCCTGGATATGAATACAAAGCCATTGATGGTCTAATCACCAACTTCCATTTACCAAAATCAACACTCATTATGCTTGTAAGTGCACTAGCGGGACGTGAAAATGTCCTCCATGCATACCAAACAGCAGTAAAGGAAAGATACCGTTTCTTCAGCTTTGGAGATGCAATGCTTATTATTTAA